One Paraburkholderia phytofirmans OLGA172 genomic window carries:
- a CDS encoding MliC family protein, giving the protein MKKWLAAVTTAAGLAALYGNAWAEPSRLAEIQARNRQTHKYTCATGKILQVTYWNTANGQSFALVPVKGQQLLFVNTISASGAKYQAGSYTWWTKGPRAELYDATAGENASPMLSDCVTITR; this is encoded by the coding sequence ATGAAGAAATGGCTTGCCGCAGTCACGACGGCAGCGGGGCTCGCGGCGCTGTACGGCAATGCATGGGCCGAGCCATCGCGCCTCGCCGAGATTCAGGCCAGGAATCGCCAGACGCACAAATACACCTGTGCGACCGGCAAGATTCTGCAAGTGACCTACTGGAACACGGCGAACGGCCAAAGCTTCGCGCTCGTGCCTGTCAAGGGCCAGCAACTGCTGTTCGTCAACACGATATCGGCCTCCGGCGCGAAGTATCAGGCCGGCAGCTACACCTGGTGGACCAAAGGCCCGCGCGCCGAGCTGTACGACGCGACAGCCGGCGAAAACGCCTCGCCGATGCTGTCTGATTGCGTCACCATCACTCGGTGA
- a CDS encoding META domain-containing protein, which yields MLQSSSARGVARFIPYARTAIAALSVAALCSACAIPKHPDSEAAPPDPFNPAATQLLDDTSWVLTGWKQADGTARAIPAADQGAPITLVLSTDKGQRHASGFSGCNRYMGSYALKDGKLSFGTLGGTRMACTTPGGQIEGSYLDALTHIDRTGVQMRAPQQMQLVLDNGDTLTFDRNAK from the coding sequence ATGCTCCAAAGCTCCTCCGCGCGAGGTGTTGCGCGCTTCATCCCCTATGCGCGCACGGCCATCGCCGCGTTGAGCGTCGCCGCGCTATGCAGTGCGTGCGCCATACCGAAGCATCCGGATTCGGAAGCCGCACCGCCCGATCCGTTCAATCCGGCCGCCACCCAGTTGCTCGACGACACCAGTTGGGTGCTCACCGGCTGGAAACAGGCCGACGGCACGGCACGCGCGATTCCAGCCGCCGATCAAGGCGCGCCGATCACGCTCGTGCTCTCCACCGACAAAGGCCAGCGTCACGCCAGCGGCTTTTCCGGCTGCAACCGCTACATGGGCTCGTATGCGCTGAAAGACGGCAAGCTGAGCTTCGGCACCCTGGGCGGCACGCGCATGGCGTGCACGACGCCGGGCGGCCAGATCGAAGGCTCGTATCTCGACGCGCTGACGCACATCGACCGCACCGGCGTGCAGATGCGCGCGCCGCAGCAGATGCAACTGGTGCTCGATAACGGCGACACGCTCACGTTCGACCGCAACGCCAAATGA
- the purT gene encoding formate-dependent phosphoribosylglycinamide formyltransferase, which yields MQIGQRIGTPLSESATRVMLLGAGELGKEVIIALQRLGVEVIAVDRYPNAPGHQVAHRSHVIDMTDRAALRALVELERPHLIVPEIEAIATDALAAIETDGLAEVIPTARATQLTMNREGIRRLAAEELGLPTSPYAFADSLEELRAGIAKVGYPCVVKPVMSSSGKGQSVLKSDADVDAAWQYAMAGGRVNHGRVIVEGFIDFEYEITQLTVRAIDPASGQVSTYFCDPIGHVQVAGDYVESWQPQPMSPLALQRSREVAHKVTAALGGRGLFGVELFVRGDDVWFSEVSPRPHDTGLVTLCSQRFSEFELHARAILGLPVDTSLRAPGASAVIYGGLDEAAIAFEGVAAALAVPNADLRLFGKPESFVKRRMGVALATGETIDEARSRAKQAAAAVRPVSTK from the coding sequence ATGCAGATCGGCCAACGGATCGGCACGCCCCTTTCTGAATCCGCTACGCGCGTCATGCTCCTCGGCGCCGGCGAGCTTGGCAAGGAAGTGATCATCGCGCTGCAACGGCTGGGCGTCGAAGTGATCGCCGTCGACCGTTATCCGAATGCGCCAGGCCATCAGGTCGCACATCGCTCGCACGTGATCGACATGACCGATCGCGCCGCCTTGCGCGCACTGGTCGAACTGGAACGTCCGCACCTGATCGTCCCCGAGATCGAGGCGATCGCAACCGACGCGCTTGCCGCCATCGAAACCGACGGCCTCGCCGAAGTGATCCCGACCGCGCGCGCCACGCAACTCACCATGAACCGCGAAGGCATCCGCCGTCTGGCCGCTGAAGAACTCGGCCTGCCGACTTCGCCGTACGCGTTCGCCGATTCGCTCGAGGAGCTGCGCGCGGGTATCGCCAAGGTCGGCTATCCGTGCGTCGTGAAGCCGGTGATGTCGTCGTCGGGCAAGGGGCAGTCGGTGTTGAAGAGCGACGCGGATGTCGACGCCGCCTGGCAATACGCGATGGCGGGCGGCCGCGTGAATCACGGCCGCGTGATCGTCGAAGGCTTTATCGACTTCGAATACGAAATCACCCAGCTGACCGTGCGCGCGATCGATCCGGCGAGCGGGCAAGTCAGCACGTACTTCTGCGACCCGATCGGCCACGTGCAGGTGGCGGGCGACTACGTCGAATCGTGGCAGCCCCAGCCGATGAGCCCGCTCGCGCTGCAACGTTCGCGCGAAGTGGCGCACAAGGTGACCGCGGCATTGGGCGGCAGGGGCCTGTTCGGCGTGGAACTTTTCGTGCGCGGCGATGACGTATGGTTCTCGGAAGTCAGCCCGCGTCCGCACGATACGGGCCTCGTCACGCTGTGCTCGCAACGCTTCTCGGAGTTCGAGCTGCATGCGCGCGCGATCCTCGGCTTGCCGGTGGACACGTCGCTGCGGGCGCCGGGCGCGTCGGCGGTGATTTACGGCGGTCTGGACGAGGCGGCTATCGCTTTCGAAGGTGTCGCGGCAGCGTTGGCCGTGCCGAATGCGGATCTGCGTCTCTTCGGCAAGCCGGAGAGTTTCGTCAAGCGGCGCATGGGCGTGGCGCTGGCTACCGGCGAGACCATCGACGAAGCACGCTCGCGTGCGAAGCAGGCCGCGGCGGCGGTGCGGCCGGTTTCCACGAAGTAA
- a CDS encoding DUF6726 family protein, with amino-acid sequence MALESRMNMRSGRFGRLGALGVLLALCAGMTGCGLAAAPCRVASAGLKIVPLVGHVAAAPTDACAAVIDP; translated from the coding sequence ATGGCCCTGGAGTCCCGCATGAACATGCGGTCTGGAAGGTTCGGCCGTCTTGGCGCACTTGGCGTGCTGCTCGCGCTGTGTGCCGGGATGACAGGGTGCGGCCTCGCCGCTGCGCCATGCCGGGTCGCGTCGGCCGGCTTGAAGATCGTCCCGCTCGTCGGGCACGTGGCGGCCGCGCCGACCGACGCGTGCGCCGCCGTGATCGATCCATAA
- a CDS encoding acetolactate synthase large subunit — protein MKASDLFVKSLEAEGVEYVFGIPGEENLDLLESLRRSKIRLILTRHEQAAGFMAATYGRLTGRTGVCLATLGPGATNFVTAAAYAQLGGMPMLMVTGQKPIKTSKQGHFQIVDVVRMMEPLTKYTRQIVSIGNIPATVREAVRQAEEERPGATHLELPEDVAHEEGDGHPIPKSFSRRPVAEEKAVARAVEAIKKAKHPLLMIGAGGNRKTTTKMLREFVDQIGIPFFTTQMGKGVIDESHPMWLGNATLSDGDFVHRAIDHADCIINVGHDVIEKPPFFMRSGEAGEKTVIHVNFLGAEVDTVYFPQIEVVGDIANAVWQLKESLKEQQEHWDFTRFKEIKQHFEAHLVKGQHDDRFPMYPVRIVNDVYETTPVDGIVCLDNGMYKIWFARYYRAHEPNSLLLDNALASMGAGLPSAIATRIVHPDRKVMAVCGDGGFMMNSQELETAVRLKLDLVILILRDDAFGMIRWKQENMNFPDYGMTLNNPDFVAYAESYGAKGHRIESAAEFAPLLRECFATPGVHVIDLPIDYSDNERVLNREIKRLSAQL, from the coding sequence ATGAAAGCATCGGACCTGTTCGTCAAATCGCTGGAAGCCGAAGGTGTCGAGTACGTGTTCGGCATCCCCGGTGAAGAAAATCTCGATCTGCTCGAATCGCTGCGCCGCTCGAAAATTCGCCTGATTCTTACGCGTCACGAACAGGCTGCCGGGTTCATGGCCGCCACGTATGGGCGCCTCACCGGCCGCACCGGCGTGTGTCTGGCCACCTTGGGGCCGGGTGCGACCAACTTCGTGACCGCTGCCGCGTACGCGCAGTTGGGCGGCATGCCGATGCTGATGGTGACTGGGCAGAAACCGATCAAGACCAGCAAGCAGGGGCATTTTCAGATCGTCGACGTGGTGCGGATGATGGAGCCGCTCACCAAGTACACGCGGCAGATCGTGTCGATCGGCAATATTCCGGCCACCGTGCGCGAGGCGGTGCGTCAGGCGGAAGAAGAACGGCCCGGCGCCACGCACCTCGAATTGCCTGAAGACGTCGCGCACGAAGAGGGCGACGGCCACCCGATTCCGAAGAGCTTCAGCCGCCGTCCGGTCGCGGAAGAAAAAGCCGTGGCGCGCGCAGTCGAGGCGATCAAGAAAGCGAAGCATCCCTTGCTGATGATCGGCGCGGGCGGCAACCGCAAGACCACTACCAAGATGTTGCGCGAGTTCGTCGACCAGATCGGCATTCCGTTTTTTACGACCCAGATGGGCAAGGGCGTGATCGATGAATCGCACCCCATGTGGCTCGGCAACGCGACTTTGTCCGACGGCGACTTCGTACACCGCGCGATCGACCACGCGGATTGCATTATCAATGTCGGCCATGACGTGATCGAGAAGCCGCCGTTTTTCATGCGCAGCGGCGAGGCCGGCGAGAAGACGGTGATTCACGTCAACTTTCTCGGCGCGGAAGTCGATACGGTGTATTTCCCGCAGATCGAAGTGGTCGGCGACATCGCCAACGCCGTGTGGCAGTTGAAGGAAAGTCTCAAGGAGCAGCAGGAGCATTGGGACTTCACGCGTTTCAAGGAGATCAAGCAGCACTTCGAGGCGCATCTGGTCAAAGGCCAGCACGACGACCGTTTCCCGATGTACCCGGTGCGGATCGTCAACGACGTCTACGAGACCACGCCGGTGGACGGCATCGTGTGTCTGGACAACGGCATGTACAAGATCTGGTTCGCGCGCTACTACCGCGCGCACGAACCGAATTCGCTGCTGCTCGATAACGCATTGGCGTCGATGGGCGCCGGCTTGCCGTCGGCGATCGCGACCAGGATCGTGCACCCGGACCGCAAGGTCATGGCTGTGTGCGGCGACGGCGGCTTCATGATGAATTCACAGGAACTGGAAACGGCAGTGCGCCTGAAGCTTGATCTGGTGATCCTGATTTTGCGCGACGACGCGTTCGGCATGATCCGCTGGAAGCAGGAAAACATGAACTTCCCGGACTACGGTATGACGCTGAACAATCCGGATTTCGTTGCATATGCAGAGAGTTACGGCGCGAAGGGTCATCGCATTGAATCGGCCGCGGAATTCGCGCCGCTGCTGCGCGAATGTTTTGCGACGCCGGGTGTGCATGTGATCGATCTGCCGATCGACTACTCGGACAACGAGCGTGTGCTGAATCGCGAGATCAAGCGGCTGTCTGCGCAACTATGA